From a region of the Neobacillus niacini genome:
- the cax gene encoding calcium/proton exchanger: MEKIFMLLTFIGVPLSVIGTFMHWPTMVLFIVYCVSIIALASYMGRATESLAIVAGPRIGGLLNATFGNAVELIISVFALKAGLVGVVLASLTGSVLGNLLLVAGLSFFIGGIKFKRQAFNVHDARHNSGLLMFAVIVAFVIPEVFSMEMNESKTLTLSIGISVILILLYLAALFFKLVTHRGVYQSEKSGVHHEEEPEWSKGKAIGVLLVATLAVAYISENLVHTFEYVAESFGWSELFIGVIIVAIVGNAAEHASAIVMAYKNKMDIAVEIAIGSTLQIAMFVLPVLVLVSLFFTETMPLVFTMPELIAMVTSVLLMVVISNDGESNWFEGLTLLAAYFIMGIGFFLL, translated from the coding sequence GTGGAAAAAATATTTATGCTGCTTACTTTTATTGGAGTTCCGCTTTCAGTGATAGGGACATTCATGCATTGGCCAACTATGGTACTCTTTATTGTTTACTGTGTCTCTATTATTGCCTTAGCCAGTTATATGGGGAGGGCAACTGAAAGTTTAGCGATTGTTGCAGGACCGCGGATAGGCGGACTGCTCAATGCAACATTCGGAAATGCAGTAGAATTAATTATTTCAGTCTTTGCTTTAAAAGCTGGATTGGTTGGTGTGGTGTTGGCTTCCTTAACAGGATCTGTGCTTGGTAATCTCCTGCTTGTTGCAGGTTTATCCTTTTTTATAGGCGGGATAAAGTTTAAACGGCAGGCTTTTAACGTACATGATGCAAGACATAATTCAGGACTTCTTATGTTCGCCGTTATTGTGGCTTTCGTGATTCCTGAAGTATTTTCAATGGAAATGAACGAATCCAAAACCTTAACGTTAAGTATTGGGATATCCGTTATTTTAATCTTGCTTTATCTTGCCGCTCTATTCTTTAAACTTGTTACACACCGAGGGGTTTATCAAAGTGAGAAATCTGGAGTGCATCATGAGGAAGAACCTGAATGGAGTAAAGGGAAGGCAATTGGGGTTTTATTAGTTGCAACACTCGCAGTGGCCTACATATCTGAGAATCTTGTTCATACCTTCGAATATGTGGCTGAATCATTTGGCTGGTCGGAATTATTTATCGGGGTAATAATCGTTGCGATTGTGGGTAATGCAGCAGAGCATGCATCTGCCATTGTTATGGCATATAAAAATAAAATGGACATTGCGGTAGAAATTGCAATTGGTTCTACTCTCCAAATAGCCATGTTTGTATTACCAGTACTCGTCCTCGTCTCACTTTTCTTTACTGAAACCATGCCGCTCGTTTTTACAATGCCAGAGTTAATTGCAATGGTAACATCGGTCCTCTTGATGGTTGTCATTTCAAATGACGGTGAATCCAACTGGTTTGAGGGACTCACCCTGCTAGCTGCCTATTTCATTATGGGCATAGGATTTTTCCTGCTATAA
- a CDS encoding fumarate hydratase, whose protein sequence is MNIEKFQESMYKLVVETSTKLPKDVRRAVKAAKEKENAGTSAAMSLATITNNIKMADDQVSPICQDTGLPTFKIKTPVGVNQLEIKEAIKNAIVIATKEGKLRPNSVDSLTGENSGDNLGAGLPVMKFDQWEKDYIDVRLILKGGGCENKNIQYSLPCELEGLGRAGRDLDGIRKCIMHSVYQAQGQGCSAGFIGVGIGGDRSSGYDLAKEQLFRSLDDVNPNDDLRALEEYVLENANKLGIGTMGFGGEATLLGCKVGVMNRIPASFYVSVAYNCWAFRRLGVSVDPVSGEINEWMYQDGEFIDFEETQAEKETAAARANDVITLQAPISEEQIRELKVGDVVQINGMMYTGRDAIHKYLSDHDSPVDLNGQVIYHCGPVMLKDKDGVWHVKAAGPTTSIREEPYQGDIMKKFGIRAVIGKGGMGPRTLAALKEHGGVYLNAIGGAAQYYADCIKGVEGVDLMQFGIPEAMWHLRVEGFTAVVTMDSHGNSLHADVDKSSLEKLAQFKDKVFS, encoded by the coding sequence GTGAATATCGAAAAATTTCAGGAAAGCATGTACAAGTTAGTGGTTGAAACCTCTACAAAGCTTCCAAAGGATGTGCGCCGTGCAGTTAAAGCGGCTAAGGAGAAGGAAAACGCAGGTACAAGTGCAGCAATGAGCCTCGCCACAATTACCAATAACATTAAAATGGCAGATGATCAAGTTTCACCTATTTGCCAGGATACCGGATTACCAACTTTTAAAATTAAAACGCCTGTTGGTGTAAACCAATTAGAAATAAAAGAAGCGATTAAAAATGCAATCGTTATCGCCACAAAAGAAGGTAAGCTGCGTCCAAACTCTGTTGATTCTTTAACAGGTGAAAACAGCGGCGACAATCTTGGTGCCGGCTTACCGGTTATGAAATTTGATCAATGGGAAAAAGATTATATCGATGTTCGTCTGATTCTAAAAGGCGGCGGCTGTGAAAATAAAAACATTCAATATAGTCTTCCTTGTGAATTAGAAGGACTAGGTAGAGCTGGACGTGACCTTGATGGCATTCGAAAGTGTATCATGCACTCAGTTTATCAAGCACAAGGACAAGGATGCAGTGCTGGTTTCATCGGAGTAGGTATTGGCGGTGACCGTTCATCTGGATATGATTTAGCAAAAGAACAATTATTCCGCTCGTTGGATGACGTTAATCCAAACGACGATTTGCGTGCTCTAGAAGAGTATGTGTTAGAAAATGCCAATAAATTGGGTATCGGTACAATGGGCTTTGGCGGTGAAGCAACGCTGTTAGGCTGTAAAGTCGGAGTGATGAACCGAATTCCTGCAAGCTTCTATGTTTCTGTGGCTTACAATTGCTGGGCATTCCGTCGTTTAGGCGTTAGTGTCGACCCTGTATCAGGCGAGATTAATGAGTGGATGTATCAAGATGGTGAATTCATTGATTTTGAGGAGACTCAAGCAGAAAAAGAAACTGCGGCCGCACGAGCTAATGATGTTATTACGCTGCAAGCTCCGATTAGTGAAGAACAAATTCGTGAGTTAAAAGTAGGGGACGTTGTTCAAATTAACGGTATGATGTACACTGGCCGTGACGCCATTCATAAATACCTGTCTGATCATGATTCACCAGTGGATTTAAATGGACAAGTCATTTACCACTGTGGTCCTGTTATGCTGAAGGATAAAGATGGAGTTTGGCATGTTAAGGCTGCCGGCCCAACCACAAGTATTCGGGAGGAGCCTTACCAAGGCGACATCATGAAGAAGTTTGGTATTCGCGCGGTCATTGGTAAAGGCGGAATGGGTCCTCGTACGCTTGCTGCGCTTAAAGAACATGGCGGCGTGTATCTGAACGCAATCGGCGGCGCGGCTCAGTATTATGCCGATTGTATCAAGGGTGTGGAAGGTGTCGACCTTATGCAATTTGGTATCCCTGAAGCCATGTGGCACCTGCGCGTGGAAGGCTTCACAGCTGTAGTAACCATGGATTCACACGGAAACAGCTTGCATGCAGATGTGGATAAGTCTTCATTGGAGAAATTAGCACAGTTTAAGGATAAGGTGTTTAGTTAA
- a CDS encoding YfkD famly protein, which translates to MKKLFPVVVTLLLLLAILPTASAETKNAKKEPATYQIPPSVRNITKENTYPNSTQDLPTLQPSELTKQLIDSSKVKIENPDLIRMLNESSINSTPFALGYRAIVYLGQWPLNYESTETAPNWEYQKINTNYYDNRGGTVPYQIHYVQEAQKIIRGGLTAKIENAEDVKKMMLLKAMEKTRLPLAFDTIIGAGTKNDHVYNIPVNRLGYLYAYAPAVNEKGKVTYGEVYLMLKGSKKVIVVKNVTSQGIGAWIPVQDHVSFGFAASERPR; encoded by the coding sequence GTGAAAAAGTTGTTTCCTGTCGTAGTGACACTGCTGCTACTGTTAGCAATCCTGCCAACAGCCTCTGCTGAAACCAAAAATGCTAAAAAAGAACCTGCAACCTATCAAATCCCTCCTTCAGTACGTAATATTACGAAGGAAAATACGTATCCTAATTCAACTCAGGACCTGCCAACTTTGCAGCCTAGTGAATTAACGAAGCAATTGATTGACTCTTCTAAGGTGAAGATTGAAAATCCAGATTTAATCCGCATGCTAAATGAGTCAAGCATTAATAGTACACCATTCGCGCTAGGTTACCGAGCAATCGTATACCTAGGTCAATGGCCATTAAATTATGAATCAACGGAAACCGCACCCAACTGGGAATATCAAAAAATTAATACAAACTACTATGATAATCGCGGCGGGACGGTACCTTACCAGATTCATTATGTTCAAGAAGCTCAAAAAATTATCCGCGGCGGGTTAACAGCAAAAATCGAAAACGCAGAGGATGTAAAAAAGATGATGCTGTTAAAAGCGATGGAAAAAACTCGTCTACCACTTGCGTTTGATACGATTATTGGGGCGGGAACGAAAAACGACCACGTTTACAATATCCCTGTCAACCGCTTAGGATACTTATATGCCTACGCACCGGCAGTGAATGAAAAAGGGAAAGTTACCTACGGAGAAGTGTATTTAATGCTTAAGGGAAGTAAAAAAGTAATTGTTGTTAAAAATGTAACCTCACAAGGAATCGGGGCATGGATCCCGGTTCAGGACCATGTCTCATTTGGTTTTGCTGCGTCAGAAAGACCAAGATGA
- a CDS encoding Type 1 glutamine amidotransferase-like domain-containing protein: MKFLLTSAGINNKSIHDALVDMLDKPIADSNALCIPTAMYGHPWVGPGVKAWEFISGKEDNPMVDLGWKSVGILELTALPSISEDRWVPLVRETDVLLVAGGDALYLGYWMKQSGLADLLPSLSAVYVGMSAGSMVMAPRIGDFFVSWTPPSGGDETLSMVDFAMFPHLDHEMLPYNTMAAAERWASGMQGPAYAIDDQTAIKVIDGAVEVVSEGHWKLFSP; encoded by the coding sequence ATGAAATTTCTGCTTACATCTGCAGGCATCAATAACAAAAGCATACACGACGCGCTGGTTGACATGCTGGACAAGCCCATTGCCGACTCCAACGCCCTGTGCATCCCCACCGCGATGTACGGACACCCCTGGGTTGGCCCCGGCGTCAAAGCTTGGGAGTTCATCAGCGGGAAAGAAGATAATCCTATGGTCGACCTAGGCTGGAAATCCGTCGGCATACTGGAGCTCACAGCGCTACCAAGTATTAGTGAAGACCGCTGGGTGCCGCTGGTACGGGAGACAGACGTCCTGCTGGTGGCGGGAGGTGACGCCCTCTACCTGGGTTACTGGATGAAGCAGTCCGGATTGGCGGACCTCTTGCCGTCGCTCAGCGCAGTCTATGTGGGAATGAGCGCCGGTAGCATGGTGATGGCACCTAGAATTGGGGACTTCTTCGTTAGCTGGACTCCGCCGAGCGGTGGCGATGAAACGCTGAGTATGGTCGATTTTGCAATGTTCCCGCATCTGGATCACGAGATGCTGCCGTATAACACGATGGCTGCTGCAGAGAGATGGGCCTCCGGGATGCAGGGGCCGGCTTATGCAATTGATGATCAAACCGCCATCAAAGTCATCGATGGAGCGGTCGAAGTTGTATCCGAAGGGCATTGGAAACTGTTTTCGCCATAA
- a CDS encoding MFS transporter produces MCYLTGLVNIFLANALFSRYHRMEINYLTNEESSMNKSYHRLWILVTIVAISGFSQGMLLPLIAVIFEKGGVSSSLNGLNATALYIGILLVSPFMEAPLRKYGYKPTIIIGGGLVVMALALFPLWKSFWFWFGLRALIGIGDHALHFATQTWITSSSPSAKRGRNVSLYGLFFGIGFASGPLMTPLVDVNEALPFIISSILCLLGWVFVFTLKNEFPEQEVGINSFFNTIKRFKKTMKYGWIAFLPTFCYGFLESSLNGSFPVYALRSNIDVASVSLVLTAFAIGSVITQLPLGVLSDQYGRRNILMVVLLLGFLSFSAASLFEQSFIGLFISVLLSGMVVGSTFSLGISYMTDLVPKTLLATGNLLCGIFFSLGSLSGPIIGGIFIQFFENISFFYIISTMLLILSIVIYVFGKKTFSIAEQHHS; encoded by the coding sequence TTGTGCTATTTAACAGGATTGGTGAATATTTTTCTTGCAAATGCTTTATTTTCCAGATACCATCGAATGGAAATTAATTATTTAACAAACGAGGAATCTTCTATGAATAAAAGTTACCATCGATTATGGATATTGGTTACGATTGTTGCCATTTCTGGTTTCTCACAAGGAATGCTGCTGCCATTAATCGCAGTTATTTTTGAAAAAGGCGGGGTTTCCTCTTCTCTTAATGGATTAAATGCCACCGCACTTTATATTGGAATTCTTCTAGTCTCTCCTTTTATGGAAGCACCGCTGCGGAAATATGGGTATAAACCAACGATTATTATCGGCGGCGGGCTTGTGGTGATGGCACTGGCATTGTTTCCATTGTGGAAATCTTTCTGGTTTTGGTTCGGCTTGCGGGCACTCATTGGGATAGGTGACCATGCCTTGCATTTTGCCACACAAACCTGGATTACCTCCTCCTCTCCTTCCGCGAAAAGAGGGCGTAACGTATCACTATATGGATTATTTTTTGGAATTGGATTTGCAAGTGGACCATTGATGACTCCTCTCGTTGATGTAAATGAAGCTTTGCCATTTATCATTTCATCTATTTTATGTTTACTTGGCTGGGTATTCGTATTTACACTGAAAAACGAGTTTCCTGAACAAGAAGTTGGAATCAATTCATTTTTCAACACCATTAAACGCTTCAAAAAGACCATGAAATATGGCTGGATAGCCTTCCTTCCAACATTCTGCTATGGTTTCTTAGAATCTTCCTTAAATGGCAGCTTTCCAGTATATGCTTTAAGAAGTAATATTGACGTTGCTAGTGTTTCCTTGGTGTTAACTGCCTTTGCCATTGGAAGTGTCATCACCCAGCTGCCATTAGGTGTTCTAAGCGACCAATATGGAAGAAGAAATATTTTGATGGTTGTATTACTTCTTGGATTCTTAAGTTTTTCAGCTGCAAGTCTATTTGAACAGTCCTTTATCGGACTATTCATCTCCGTGCTTTTATCAGGAATGGTAGTGGGATCAACATTTTCTCTTGGCATTAGTTATATGACGGATTTAGTGCCTAAGACTTTGCTGGCGACAGGAAATTTATTATGCGGGATCTTTTTTAGCTTAGGCAGTTTAAGCGGCCCAATTATTGGCGGTATTTTCATTCAATTCTTTGAAAATATAAGCTTCTTTTACATTATCAGTACCATGCTGTTAATTTTATCAATCGTCATTTATGTATTTGGGAAAAAGACATTTTCAATTGCTGAGCAACACCATTCTTAA
- a CDS encoding nuclease-related domain-containing protein: protein MFDKNLTKPIPLLQAEALEGRLRKDHEKMPEIKNNIKILKSGYNGEKEINYQLGQIPPHKYHIFHDLRLPVGEAFFQIDVLLLSPTILINLDGKNHSGKITIEKNQMIQEAFDTREIYENPISQTNRHKILLKNWIEHNQLPPVFMDNLVCFSRSSSEIIITPGYREAENKICKSHDLIRKIEELEMYHKKIWVSEKDILKISSLLLKAHTPKREEILKLFKIPESDIINGVQCPECLVAPMIYHRHKWICNTCKFISKDAHIKAIYDYFLIFKPWFTNCEIRNFLNISSPRAVGYLLSFLNLPRLGYTSDTVYHQPKLFP, encoded by the coding sequence TTGTTTGATAAAAATTTAACTAAACCCATACCTTTACTTCAGGCAGAGGCTCTAGAAGGAAGACTAAGAAAAGATCATGAAAAAATGCCCGAAATAAAAAATAACATTAAAATACTTAAGTCTGGTTACAATGGCGAAAAAGAAATAAATTATCAATTAGGGCAAATCCCTCCGCATAAATACCACATTTTCCACGATCTCCGACTCCCTGTAGGTGAAGCATTTTTCCAGATTGATGTACTCCTCCTTTCACCAACTATTCTCATTAATCTTGATGGTAAGAATCATTCAGGCAAAATAACAATTGAAAAAAATCAAATGATTCAAGAGGCATTTGATACTAGAGAGATTTATGAGAATCCTATTTCCCAGACCAATAGACACAAAATATTATTAAAAAATTGGATAGAGCACAATCAATTACCTCCGGTTTTTATGGATAATTTAGTTTGCTTTTCCAGATCTTCAAGTGAAATAATTATAACTCCAGGTTACCGGGAGGCAGAAAATAAGATTTGTAAGTCGCATGATTTAATAAGAAAGATTGAGGAATTAGAGATGTACCATAAAAAAATCTGGGTGAGTGAAAAGGATATACTCAAAATAAGTAGCTTGTTATTAAAGGCGCACACACCCAAAAGGGAAGAGATTCTAAAATTGTTTAAAATTCCTGAATCGGATATTATTAACGGCGTTCAATGCCCCGAATGTTTAGTTGCACCAATGATATATCATAGGCATAAATGGATATGCAATACTTGTAAATTCATCTCCAAAGATGCCCATATAAAAGCCATTTACGATTATTTTTTAATTTTTAAACCATGGTTTACGAATTGTGAAATCCGCAATTTTCTAAACATCTCCTCTCCTAGAGCTGTTGGTTACTTATTATCCTTCCTAAATCTTCCCCGTTTAGGTTATACAAGTGACACTGTTTACCACCAGCCAAAACTTTTTCCTTAA
- a CDS encoding SE1561 family protein, producing MGSPTHDKNTQVSFLKQRLNMFLDVLDAIDPEDTDLDDIDNLIKMIDELESKCKEFNHREAPESV from the coding sequence TTGGGCAGTCCGACGCATGATAAAAATACACAGGTTAGCTTTTTAAAGCAACGTTTAAACATGTTTCTAGATGTTCTAGATGCAATTGATCCGGAGGATACGGATCTTGATGATATTGACAACTTAATCAAAATGATTGATGAACTCGAATCCAAATGTAAGGAATTCAATCACCGCGAAGCACCAGAGTCTGTATGA
- the rlmD gene encoding 23S rRNA (uracil(1939)-C(5))-methyltransferase RlmD produces the protein MKTDQSIKIQVNQTFPLTIKRLGINGEGVGYFKKQVVFVPGALPGEEVVVEATKINPKFAEAKIKKIRIKSPHRVQPPCPVYEECGGCQLQHLKYSQQLKEKRDIVIQSLERHTRLAVDKLDIRETIGMEDPWGYRNKSSFQLAGRDGKVLAGLYGLNSHQLINIEHCAVQHSQTNEAVNTVKKILEELKITIYNEKTRKGIVRTIVTRVGVQSGELQIVLITNQKELPKKEQIIEEIQKRLPNVKSIVQNINEQKTSLIFGEETLPLAGEEFIQETLGDLQFELSARTFFQLNPVQTIKLYNEVKNAAALTGNEKIVDAYCGVGTIGLWLANQAAEVRGMDVIPESIEDAKKNAKRHGFTNTKYVPGKAEEVLPKWVKKGWKPDVIVVDPPRTGLDGQLIQTILQTAPEKLIYISCNPSTLAKDIQLLSAKYEVKYIQPVDMFPQTAHVETVVRIEKK, from the coding sequence ATGAAAACAGATCAATCAATTAAAATACAGGTAAATCAGACCTTTCCCTTAACCATCAAACGACTCGGCATTAATGGGGAAGGTGTTGGTTATTTTAAAAAGCAGGTAGTTTTTGTGCCAGGGGCACTTCCTGGTGAAGAGGTAGTAGTCGAGGCCACAAAGATTAATCCTAAATTTGCTGAGGCAAAAATAAAGAAGATCCGGATTAAATCTCCGCATCGTGTTCAGCCTCCTTGTCCAGTCTATGAGGAATGTGGCGGCTGTCAGCTGCAGCATTTAAAATATAGTCAGCAATTAAAAGAAAAGCGGGATATTGTCATTCAATCGCTTGAACGTCATACCCGGCTTGCGGTGGATAAACTTGATATCCGAGAAACGATTGGAATGGAAGACCCATGGGGATATCGGAATAAAAGTAGTTTTCAACTGGCAGGTAGAGATGGAAAGGTTTTAGCCGGATTGTACGGGTTAAACTCCCATCAACTAATTAATATTGAACATTGTGCGGTTCAACATTCTCAAACGAATGAAGCGGTTAATACGGTTAAAAAGATTCTCGAAGAGCTAAAAATTACGATTTATAATGAAAAAACTCGAAAAGGAATCGTTCGGACGATTGTAACCCGCGTAGGGGTGCAAAGTGGTGAGCTCCAGATCGTTCTCATTACAAATCAAAAAGAGTTACCAAAGAAAGAACAGATTATTGAGGAAATCCAAAAACGACTTCCGAATGTAAAATCAATTGTACAGAATATTAATGAACAAAAAACATCGCTTATTTTTGGAGAGGAAACATTGCCATTAGCAGGTGAAGAGTTCATTCAAGAAACATTGGGAGACCTCCAGTTTGAGTTATCGGCAAGGACTTTCTTTCAGCTAAATCCTGTTCAAACCATTAAGCTTTATAATGAAGTAAAAAATGCAGCGGCGCTAACTGGTAATGAAAAAATAGTTGATGCGTATTGTGGCGTGGGAACCATTGGCTTGTGGTTAGCAAACCAGGCTGCTGAAGTACGTGGAATGGATGTAATTCCAGAATCGATAGAGGACGCAAAGAAAAATGCCAAACGGCACGGGTTTACTAACACAAAATATGTACCAGGCAAAGCAGAAGAGGTGCTTCCTAAATGGGTGAAAAAGGGTTGGAAGCCAGATGTGATTGTAGTTGATCCGCCAAGAACCGGTCTCGACGGGCAGTTAATCCAAACGATTCTACAAACAGCACCAGAAAAGCTCATTTACATCTCATGCAATCCGTCTACTTTGGCTAAAGACATTCAACTGTTAAGTGCAAAATACGAGGTGAAATACATTCAGCCTGTAGATATGTTCCCGCAGACGGCACACGTTGAGACTGTTGTTAGGATAGAGAAAAAATAG
- a CDS encoding YczE/YyaS/YitT family protein, whose protein sequence is MALFYRFLFLFAGLSIMTFGVCLTIKAELGAGAWDALNVALTEWIGLTIGSWIIIEGAVLVVINSFLVKRKPQLLSLLTIILIGSLVDLWMFFVFESFAANGLMFKFVTLILGIFIIGLGAAIYLQAKFPSSPIDSFMMAIRERFSVNLMTAKTIGELVALFPALLLQGPIGIGTIIITFTIGPFVQLCFPFFEKLMNRLLEGNFQAKY, encoded by the coding sequence ATGGCCTTATTTTATCGGTTTCTATTCTTATTTGCAGGTTTATCCATTATGACTTTTGGAGTTTGTTTAACGATTAAAGCAGAGCTGGGGGCTGGGGCTTGGGATGCTTTAAATGTTGCCCTTACTGAATGGATAGGTTTAACGATTGGCAGCTGGATTATTATCGAAGGTGCAGTGTTAGTGGTTATAAACTCATTCTTGGTAAAAAGAAAGCCTCAGCTATTATCGCTATTAACCATCATCTTAATTGGGTCTTTGGTCGATTTATGGATGTTTTTTGTATTTGAGTCATTTGCAGCGAATGGATTAATGTTTAAATTCGTTACTTTAATTCTTGGAATATTTATTATAGGTCTAGGTGCAGCAATTTATTTACAAGCTAAGTTTCCTTCTAGTCCAATTGATTCTTTTATGATGGCCATTAGAGAACGTTTTAGCGTTAATTTAATGACAGCAAAGACAATTGGGGAACTTGTTGCTTTATTTCCAGCGCTTTTGCTCCAAGGACCAATTGGCATTGGAACCATCATTATTACGTTTACCATCGGTCCCTTTGTTCAGCTATGTTTTCCTTTTTTTGAAAAATTAATGAATAGATTGTTAGAAGGGAATTTTCAAGCGAAATATTGA
- the pdaA gene encoding delta-lactam-biosynthetic de-N-acetylase produces the protein MKKLLCILSLLLLMVPQVTYGYVPNKPIHWGFKKAVDEQPPDAGAEYEKILEKYGAFYKGDPNSKILYLTFDNGYEAGYTGKILDVLKKEKVPATFFVTGHYLLSQPELTKRMVDEGHIIGNHSWHHPNMTQISDERIREELQKVKDKTKEITGQKKMKYLRPPRGVFSERTMQIAKEEGYTHVFWSLAFVDWNTNAQRGWEYSYLNIMRQIHPGSVLLLHTVSKDNADALEKVIKDLKKKGYKFKSLDDFKPEKKGISRIIPSFWRK, from the coding sequence ATGAAAAAGTTGTTATGCATCCTTAGTTTGCTGCTGTTAATGGTGCCTCAGGTTACGTATGGGTATGTTCCAAATAAGCCAATCCATTGGGGATTTAAGAAAGCTGTGGATGAACAGCCGCCTGATGCAGGAGCTGAGTATGAAAAGATCCTTGAAAAGTATGGTGCTTTTTATAAAGGAGATCCAAATTCAAAAATCCTCTATCTAACCTTTGATAATGGTTATGAAGCAGGATATACCGGAAAAATATTAGATGTATTAAAAAAGGAAAAAGTTCCGGCAACTTTTTTTGTCACCGGACATTATTTATTATCGCAGCCCGAATTGACGAAGCGTATGGTGGATGAGGGTCACATCATCGGCAATCATTCTTGGCATCATCCCAATATGACCCAAATCAGTGATGAGCGAATTCGTGAAGAACTGCAAAAAGTGAAGGATAAGACCAAGGAGATAACAGGTCAAAAGAAAATGAAGTATTTGCGCCCACCAAGAGGCGTTTTTAGTGAGAGAACGATGCAGATTGCGAAGGAAGAAGGCTATACGCATGTTTTCTGGTCATTGGCTTTTGTCGACTGGAATACGAATGCACAAAGAGGCTGGGAGTATTCTTATCTTAACATTATGAGACAAATTCACCCCGGAAGTGTATTACTTCTACACACTGTTTCGAAGGATAATGCCGATGCTCTTGAAAAAGTAATTAAGGATCTGAAAAAGAAAGGCTATAAATTTAAAAGTCTTGATGATTTCAAACCAGAAAAGAAAGGCATTTCAAGAATCATACCGAGTTTCTGGAGAAAATAA